Proteins encoded in a region of the Sphingomonas sp. OV641 genome:
- a CDS encoding glycoside hydrolase family 130 protein has protein sequence MEAADVFTTLEIELKPDPSRTVIRPFSFAYPEPFGNDRPKRMQQVADRLLSLDKPMRQRMRNLIEKPMHERHRNADATFLRRFDDVAGDLQLPGQLDETDRLLIGAYFSQEYAFESAALFNPSIIRLPDADIEDDELPFLLSLRGIGEGHISSVTFRTGRWNGGNTIVVDAASEHGMPPRLDKELDGWMRLLCTDSADVSETVLFPVLPSQRSGIEDLRLVNFTDDDGTQSVIGTYTAFDGMTARAELLRGIDMRTVEMRPLTGKMAGYKGMALFPRRIDGQFVMLGRQDNENIWLLRSDRLEQWDSGERIMGPKYPWEFVQMGNCGSPIEIDEGWLVFTHGVGLVRGYCVGACLLDKADPCKVLARTPSPLLFPSAEQRGGYVPNVTYSCGALLHHRRILLPYAIGDEFSAFAVGSVDDLLSVMAPA, from the coding sequence ATGGAAGCAGCGGACGTCTTCACCACGCTGGAGATCGAACTCAAACCCGATCCCTCGCGCACCGTGATCCGCCCGTTCAGCTTCGCCTATCCCGAACCGTTCGGCAACGATCGGCCCAAACGGATGCAGCAGGTCGCCGACCGGCTGTTGTCGCTCGACAAGCCCATGCGCCAGCGGATGCGCAACCTAATCGAAAAGCCGATGCATGAGCGCCATCGCAATGCTGACGCGACGTTCCTGCGCCGTTTCGACGATGTTGCCGGCGACCTCCAATTGCCGGGACAACTGGACGAGACGGACCGGCTGCTGATCGGCGCCTATTTCAGCCAGGAATATGCGTTCGAATCCGCGGCCTTGTTCAACCCCAGCATCATCCGTCTGCCCGACGCCGACATAGAGGATGACGAACTGCCCTTCCTCCTCTCGCTGCGCGGGATCGGGGAAGGACATATCTCGTCCGTCACCTTCCGCACTGGCCGGTGGAATGGCGGCAACACGATCGTCGTCGATGCAGCCAGCGAGCACGGCATGCCGCCGCGGCTCGACAAGGAACTGGACGGCTGGATGCGTTTGCTCTGCACCGACAGCGCGGACGTATCGGAAACCGTGCTGTTCCCCGTGCTGCCCAGCCAGCGATCCGGGATCGAGGACCTGAGGCTGGTCAACTTCACCGACGACGACGGCACGCAGAGCGTGATCGGCACTTATACGGCGTTCGACGGCATGACCGCGCGTGCCGAGCTACTGCGCGGCATAGACATGCGCACGGTGGAGATGCGCCCGCTGACCGGCAAGATGGCCGGGTACAAGGGCATGGCGCTCTTTCCGCGGCGGATTGACGGGCAGTTCGTGATGCTCGGGCGGCAGGACAACGAGAATATCTGGCTGCTGCGGTCTGACAGGCTGGAGCAATGGGACAGCGGCGAGCGGATCATGGGGCCGAAATATCCTTGGGAATTCGTTCAGATGGGCAATTGCGGCTCACCGATCGAAATCGACGAAGGATGGCTCGTCTTCACCCACGGCGTAGGCCTGGTGCGAGGCTATTGTGTGGGGGCCTGCCTGCTGGACAAGGCCGATCCCTGCAAGGTGCTGGCCCGAACTCCCTCCCCGCTCCTGTTCCCCAGCGCGGAGCAGCGCGGCGGCTATGTTCCCAATGTCACCTACAGCTGCGGTGCGCTGCTCCATCATCGGCGCATCCTGCTGCCTTATGCCATCGGAGACGAATTTAGCGCCTTCGCGGTCGGCAGTGTCGATGACCTGCTTTCGGTGATGGCGCCCGCCTAA
- a CDS encoding exonuclease domain-containing protein produces the protein MRRQPSIIRVIDLETTGNAPPQHGVCEIGWQDVALGADGRWELYGEGGQRLVNPGRSMPPITQAIHHIRDEDVADAPWWHDVARNVLDPYPRRVALAAHRADFEQQFCTPALTHGAEWICTWKCALRLWPDSPSFSNQVLRYWRKPAGLDHERGLPAHRAFPDAYVTAHHLRDQLNEASVAQLLEWSSIPALLPRVRFGPDRGKPWNEIEEESLVKFLTDRDPDVRFTAETELARRRGGGLVGRMSAQELLL, from the coding sequence ATGCGTCGCCAACCAAGCATCATCCGCGTCATCGACCTAGAGACCACTGGCAACGCCCCGCCCCAGCATGGGGTTTGCGAAATCGGATGGCAGGATGTCGCCCTGGGGGCGGACGGCCGCTGGGAGCTGTATGGCGAAGGCGGGCAGCGGCTGGTCAATCCGGGAAGGTCGATGCCGCCGATCACGCAGGCGATCCATCATATCCGTGATGAGGACGTGGCCGATGCACCATGGTGGCACGACGTCGCCCGCAACGTCCTTGACCCTTATCCGCGCCGCGTGGCGCTTGCCGCGCATCGCGCCGACTTCGAACAGCAATTCTGCACCCCCGCGCTTACTCACGGCGCGGAGTGGATCTGCACCTGGAAGTGCGCGCTGCGGCTGTGGCCCGATTCTCCCAGCTTCTCGAACCAGGTGCTGCGCTATTGGCGCAAGCCGGCAGGGTTGGATCACGAGCGGGGTCTGCCAGCCCACCGCGCCTTTCCGGACGCCTATGTCACGGCCCATCATCTGCGCGACCAACTAAACGAGGCAAGCGTCGCGCAATTGCTCGAATGGTCGAGCATTCCGGCCCTTCTGCCGCGCGTGCGCTTCGGCCCCGATCGTGGCAAGCCGTGGAACGAGATCGAGGAAGAAAGCCTCGTCAAGTTTCTGACCGATCGCGATCCCGATGTGCGGTTCACCGCCGAAACGGAGCTGGCGCGTCGCCGTGGCGGCGGGCTGGTCGGCCGCATGAGCGCGCAGGAACTGCTGCTTTGA
- a CDS encoding ATP-binding protein — MAGERGQSFAAGEGRIGRVLIGFMAIGFLALIAAGIAAAWVTGELARHSQAVSHTYEVELAIADTRRLIEQGETTRRGFLLSPETTSFLDSYTDAANALPRFAKKLRQLTYDNPRQQSNVRKLEQQLRELVALRTRSVELIVDGRISEANELFQAELSSTRLGNIRKIFDAMAREERKLLASRDAQQERSLNLFYTVLAVAGILLVAVALASLLVVVRYTTDLAQSREQLQQLNESLEAIVVDRTADLSRANDEIQRFAYIVSHDLRSPLVNVMGFTAELEAATAALREMVQQVQQDAPDLLTEDARLAAQEDLPEAIGFIRTSTQKMDRLINAILALSRQGRRVLAPELLDLTRMVDQIRDSMAHRLDETGASIEVDGTLPRLVSDRVAIEQILSNLIENAVKYRHPDRPVEVQVSGGTAGDRVWITVSDNGRGIDPRDHERVFDLFRRSGAQDQPGEGIGLAHVRALAYRLGGTITLRSALGEGATFRLSLPPTLSLQEKS, encoded by the coding sequence ATGGCCGGGGAACGGGGGCAAAGCTTCGCTGCGGGCGAAGGCAGGATTGGGCGCGTGCTGATTGGCTTCATGGCCATCGGCTTTCTCGCGCTGATCGCGGCTGGCATCGCCGCTGCCTGGGTGACGGGCGAGTTGGCGCGGCACAGCCAGGCCGTGTCCCATACCTATGAAGTCGAGCTGGCGATCGCCGACACACGGCGGCTGATCGAGCAGGGCGAGACGACACGGCGCGGCTTCCTGCTTTCGCCCGAGACGACCAGCTTTCTTGATTCCTATACCGATGCGGCAAACGCCTTGCCCCGCTTCGCCAAGAAGCTGCGCCAGCTCACCTACGACAATCCCCGCCAGCAATCGAACGTTCGCAAGTTGGAACAGCAATTGCGGGAACTGGTGGCGCTGCGCACGCGAAGCGTCGAGCTCATCGTCGACGGCAGGATCTCGGAAGCCAATGAGCTCTTCCAGGCGGAACTGAGCAGCACACGACTGGGCAACATCCGCAAGATCTTCGACGCCATGGCCCGCGAGGAGCGCAAGCTGCTGGCCAGCCGCGACGCGCAGCAGGAACGCAGCCTCAACCTGTTCTACACCGTGCTGGCGGTCGCGGGTATATTGCTGGTCGCCGTCGCGCTGGCATCACTGCTGGTCGTGGTGCGCTACACCACCGACCTCGCGCAATCGCGCGAACAGCTTCAGCAGCTGAACGAAAGCCTCGAAGCGATCGTCGTGGATCGGACGGCGGACCTGTCACGCGCCAATGACGAGATCCAGAGATTTGCCTATATCGTGAGCCACGACCTTCGTTCACCACTGGTGAACGTGATGGGGTTCACCGCTGAACTGGAAGCCGCAACGGCCGCGCTGCGCGAGATGGTTCAGCAGGTGCAACAGGACGCGCCCGATCTTCTTACCGAGGATGCGCGCCTGGCAGCGCAAGAGGATCTGCCCGAGGCGATTGGTTTCATCCGCACCTCCACGCAGAAGATGGACCGGCTGATCAACGCCATCCTTGCCCTGTCGCGGCAAGGCCGCCGCGTGCTTGCACCCGAGCTGCTCGACCTCACTCGCATGGTCGATCAGATCCGCGACTCCATGGCCCACCGGCTTGACGAGACCGGCGCCAGCATCGAGGTGGACGGCACCTTGCCGCGGCTCGTCAGCGACCGGGTGGCGATCGAACAGATCCTTTCCAACCTGATCGAGAATGCGGTGAAATACCGGCATCCCGATCGGCCCGTCGAGGTACAGGTCAGCGGCGGCACGGCTGGCGACCGGGTGTGGATCACCGTATCCGATAATGGCCGCGGTATCGATCCGCGGGATCATGAACGCGTGTTCGACCTGTTCCGCCGTTCGGGTGCGCAGGACCAGCCCGGCGAAGGGATTGGCCTGGCCCATGTGCGCGCCCTCGCCTATCGCCTCGGCGGTACGATTACCTTGCGCTCGGCGCTTGGCGAAGGGGCAACCTTCCGCTTATCGCTTCCGCCGACGCTGAGCCTGCAGGAAAAGTCTTGA
- a CDS encoding response regulator, whose translation MNAHQSVSIVMIEDDEGHARLIEKNIRRAGILNDIKHFLDGTSALDYLFNAPEGPMLNGPALVLLDLNLPDMSGTDILAKIKQSEGPVKRTPVVVLTTTDDSREIQRCYDLGANVYITKPVNYESFAQAIRQLGLFLSVIQVPDIEG comes from the coding sequence ATGAACGCACATCAATCCGTCAGCATCGTGATGATCGAGGATGACGAAGGTCACGCCCGCCTCATCGAGAAGAATATTCGCCGCGCAGGCATTCTGAACGACATCAAGCACTTCCTCGACGGGACAAGCGCGCTCGACTACCTTTTCAACGCGCCCGAAGGCCCGATGCTGAACGGCCCCGCGCTGGTGCTGCTCGACCTCAACCTGCCCGACATGAGCGGGACGGACATTCTGGCGAAGATCAAGCAGTCGGAAGGGCCGGTGAAGCGCACGCCCGTCGTGGTGCTCACCACCACGGACGACAGCCGCGAGATCCAGCGCTGCTACGATCTGGGCGCCAACGTCTACATCACCAAGCCGGTGAACTATGAGAGCTTCGCGCAGGCGATCCGCCAGCTGGGTCTGTTCCTGTCCGTCATCCAGGTTCCCGACATCGAGGGATGA
- a CDS encoding sensor histidine kinase — MDRILYIDDDEGIRRLASRALARRGWDVTTAEGGELGVRIAAEQKFNLVAVDHYMPGIDGLETLARLRELPDPPSVVYVTGSEEQRVAVAALRAGASDYVVKSVGDDFFDLLDASFRAVVSHAQLEKQKSAAEESLRVSNARLEALLAEVNHRVANSLQLVSAMVRLQAGALSDPGARAALEDTQRRISAIAQVHRRLYTGGDVEHVDMREYLGTLVDELAETWSTVDRPRALRLVADAIRLPTDRAVSLGVIVTELVSNACKYAYPAGSGEVRVALHREGEDVFLLAVEDDGVGMSGGISPGGTGVGTKLIRAMAQSLQSNVEYDPAHRGTRAILRAALA; from the coding sequence ATGGACCGCATCCTCTACATCGACGATGATGAAGGCATCCGGCGCCTGGCCTCGCGCGCGCTCGCGCGCCGGGGCTGGGATGTCACCACCGCGGAAGGCGGCGAGCTCGGCGTGCGCATCGCCGCTGAGCAGAAGTTCAACCTAGTCGCCGTCGATCATTACATGCCGGGGATCGATGGGCTGGAAACGCTCGCCCGATTGCGCGAGCTGCCCGATCCGCCGAGCGTCGTCTATGTCACCGGATCGGAGGAACAGCGGGTTGCGGTCGCCGCATTGCGCGCCGGTGCATCGGACTATGTCGTCAAATCGGTGGGCGACGATTTCTTCGACCTGCTCGACGCATCCTTTCGCGCCGTGGTCTCCCATGCGCAGCTTGAGAAGCAGAAATCGGCGGCCGAGGAGTCGCTCCGCGTGTCCAACGCGCGGCTCGAGGCTTTGCTTGCCGAGGTCAATCACCGCGTCGCCAATTCGCTGCAGCTCGTGTCGGCCATGGTGCGGCTTCAGGCTGGCGCGCTCAGCGATCCAGGCGCCCGTGCCGCGCTGGAGGACACGCAGCGTCGGATCAGCGCCATCGCACAGGTGCACCGCCGCCTCTACACGGGCGGCGACGTGGAGCATGTCGACATGCGCGAGTATCTCGGCACTCTGGTTGATGAACTGGCGGAAACCTGGTCGACGGTTGATCGCCCGCGCGCGCTCCGGCTGGTGGCAGATGCAATCCGGCTGCCCACGGACCGCGCGGTCTCGCTGGGTGTCATCGTCACTGAACTGGTGAGCAACGCCTGCAAATACGCCTATCCCGCCGGAAGCGGCGAGGTGCGCGTCGCACTGCATCGGGAAGGCGAAGACGTGTTCCTGCTGGCGGTGGAAGATGATGGCGTCGGCATGTCCGGCGGCATCTCGCCGGGGGGCACGGGCGTCGGCACGAAGCTGATCCGCGCCATGGCGCAGAGCCTCCAGTCGAACGTCGAATATGATCCCGCGCACCGCGGCACCCGCGCCATTCTGCGTGCCGCCCTGGCCTGA
- a CDS encoding S-(hydroxymethyl)glutathione dehydrogenase/class III alcohol dehydrogenase — protein MKTRAAVAFEAKKPLEIVELDLEGPKAGEVLVEIMATGICHTDAYTLDGLDSEGIFPSILGHEGCGIVREVGPGVTSVAPDDHVIPLYTPECRQCKSCLSQKTNLCTAIRATQGKGLMPDGTSRFSYKGQQIFHYMGCSTFSNFTVLPEIAVAKIRTDAPFDTSCYIGCGVTTGVGAVVNTAKMEPGATVIVFGLGGIGLNVIQGAKFAGAARIVGVDINPDREEWGRKFGMTDFVNPKTVSDIVQHLIAMTDGGGDYTFDCTGNTVVMRQALESAHRGWGESIVIGVAEAGKEIATRPFQLVTGRVWKGSAFGGARGRTDVPKIVDWYMNGLIQIDPMITHRLTLDEINKGFDLMHAGESIRSVVVY, from the coding sequence ATGAAGACCCGTGCCGCCGTCGCGTTCGAAGCGAAAAAGCCGCTGGAGATCGTCGAGCTCGACCTCGAAGGGCCGAAGGCCGGCGAGGTGCTGGTCGAGATCATGGCGACCGGCATCTGCCACACGGACGCCTATACCCTTGACGGCCTTGATTCCGAGGGCATCTTCCCGTCGATCCTGGGCCATGAAGGCTGCGGCATCGTGCGCGAGGTGGGGCCGGGCGTGACAAGCGTCGCGCCGGATGATCACGTCATCCCGCTCTACACGCCCGAATGCCGCCAGTGTAAGTCGTGCCTCAGCCAGAAGACCAACCTGTGCACCGCCATCCGCGCAACTCAGGGCAAGGGGCTGATGCCGGACGGCACCAGCCGCTTCAGCTACAAGGGTCAGCAGATCTTCCACTACATGGGCTGCTCCACCTTCTCGAACTTCACCGTTCTGCCGGAAATCGCAGTGGCGAAGATCCGCACCGACGCGCCGTTTGACACCAGCTGCTACATCGGCTGCGGCGTCACCACTGGTGTTGGCGCGGTAGTGAACACCGCCAAGATGGAGCCGGGCGCGACGGTGATCGTGTTCGGACTGGGCGGCATCGGCCTCAACGTGATTCAGGGCGCCAAATTCGCCGGCGCGGCGCGGATCGTTGGCGTGGACATCAACCCGGACCGGGAGGAATGGGGCCGCAAGTTCGGCATGACCGATTTTGTGAACCCCAAGACTGTCAGTGACATCGTGCAGCATCTGATCGCGATGACCGACGGCGGCGGCGATTATACCTTTGACTGCACGGGCAACACCGTCGTCATGCGCCAGGCGCTGGAAAGCGCGCATCGCGGCTGGGGCGAATCGATCGTCATCGGTGTGGCGGAGGCCGGAAAAGAGATCGCCACGCGCCCATTTCAGCTGGTGACGGGTCGGGTCTGGAAAGGCTCGGCCTTTGGCGGCGCACGCGGCCGCACGGACGTGCCCAAGATCGTCGACTGGTACATGAACGGCCTGATCCAGATCGATCCGATGATCACGCACCGGCTGACGCTTGACGAAATCAACAAGGGTTTTGACCTGATGCATGCGGGCGAGAGCATCCGCAGCGTGGTGGTTTACTGA